A genomic segment from Corylus avellana chromosome ca5, CavTom2PMs-1.0 encodes:
- the LOC132183346 gene encoding pentatricopeptide repeat-containing protein At5g61990, mitochondrial-like produces MWRLVRTNTNVLSNRYSVTKSLPVSLGPVDYCTAQTQETVREITNILNHSNWQLLLDSSEWPGKLNPDLIRSVIRENRAGDPNRLLGFFLWSEHKLGTFQNLEIFSLLVVSLCNSKLYGPANDVLERMIRICKSPSDVLGAIDVCYRECDGSISNAKVFDMLIDSYRKVGLLAEAVNVFMGLKDVKCVPCLLSCNLLLRELLKVNNMEMFWKVCDRISEMKIAFDVYTYGTVISAHFKAGKVNEAKRVFLEMGGKGCSPNVVAYNVVIHGLCRAGRIDEAIEMKKSMVEKGLVPDCYTYVTLVNGYCREKRLREAKLVLSEMSDVGLKPDLIGYRDLIDGFVKRVDVEEALRIKDEMVTRGIQIDVVIYNMLLNGLCKAGKMEKAREIMSEMKRMGVRPDSRSYNLLIEGYCRECDMVSAFELLDEMKKRSLPPMKATYSVMINRLCRYGDLQQANTVLGEMILRGLRPNAIIYSSLISANTGEGRLDEARRILESMKEQGIIPDVFCYNSLITGLCKAKKMEEARTCLVEMLERGLEPNVYTYEAFVHGYSKSGEMQMADRYFSEMLGCGLVPNNVSYMALIDGHCKEGNITEAFSAFRCMLARGLLLDLHTYSVLINGLTRNGNMQEALAIFSELCEKGLVPDVFTYTSLITGFCKQGDVEKAFQLHEEMCKKGINPNIVTYNALIGGLCKANDVEKAKDLFSNILHRGLNPDGVTYATMIDGYCKSRKLTEAFQLLDEMLLRGVLPDSLVYNAILSGCCKERKLEKAQELFQDMLCKGYATTLSFNIVIDGFCKSEKPQEASHLLEEMLQKKVMPDNVTYTMLIDRHCKARNMEEARHLFLEMQARDLAPTTINYKSLLHGYNIIGKRSEVFSLFEEMVAKGIEPDRITYFELIDAHCKEGNQIEALRLRDEMLKKGIPLNLAAYDGLIQVLCTKEEFSEALSLLDEMGERGLRLSFATCRAIACGCQRAGNMEKAAEVLERMLWYGWVSNSISLTCLLDGNEHDWNSEESNKLLNQMA; encoded by the coding sequence ATGTGGAGGCTCGTACGCACAAATACCAACGTGCTCTCAAACCGATATTCCGTCACCAAATCCTTACCCGTTTCTCTCGGACCCGTGGACTATTGCACTGCACAAACCCAGGAAACTGTGCGAGAAATCACCAACATTCTCAACCATAGCAACTGGCAGCTCCTATTGGACTCCTCGGAATGGCCCGGGAAGCTAAACCCAGATTTAATCCGCTCCGTTATCCGCGAGAACCGGGCGGGTGATCCGAACCGCCTCCTCGGCTTCTTCCTCTGGTCCGAGCACAAACTGGGTACCTTTCAGAATTTGGAAATTTTCTCACTTCTTGTTGTTTCTCTCTGCAATTCTAAACTCTACGGGCCTGCAAATGATGTTTTAGAGCGTATGATAAGAATTTGCAAGTCACCTTCTGATGTTCTAGGTGCTATTGATGTTTGTTATAGAGAATGCGATGGGTCTATATCTAATGCTAAGGTGTTTGATATGTTGATTGATAGTTATAGGAAAGTGGGTCTGTTAGCTGAGGCTGTTAACGTGTTTATGGGTTTAAAAGATGTTAAATGTGTCCCTTGTTTGTTGAgttgtaatttattattaagaGAGTTGTTGAAGGTGAATAACATGGAGATGTTTTGGAAGGTTTGTGATAGAATATCTGAGATGAAGATAGCTTTTGATGTGTATACTTATGGCACTGTGATCAGTGCTCACTTTAAGGCTGGAAAAGTTAATGAGGCGAAGAGGGTGTTTTTGGAAATGGGTGGAAAGGGTTGCAGCCCCAATGTGGTTGCTTACAATGTGGTTATTCATGGGCTGTGTAGAGCGGGGCGCATTGATGAAGCTATTGAGATGAAGAAGTCTATGGTTGAGAAGGGTTTGGTCCCTGATTGTTATACTTATGTGACTCTTGTCAATGGGTATTGTAGGGAAAAGAGATTAAGAGAGGCGAAGTTGGTTTTGTCAGAAATGAGTGATGTGGGATTGAAGCCTGACCTAATTGGCTATAGGGATTTGATTGATGGGTTTGTGAAACGAGTTGATGTGGAAGAGGCTCTTAGAATCAAGGATGAAATGGTTACTCGTGGCATTCAGATAGATGTGGTCATATATAACATGCTTCTTAATGGGCTTTGTAAGGCTGGTAAGATGGAGAAGGCAAGAGAAATCATGAGTGAGATGAAAAGGATGGGCGTACGACCTGATTCAAGAAGTTACAATTTGTTGATTGAGGGCTACTGTCGGGAGTGTGATATGGTTAGTGCTTTTGAattgcttgatgagatgaagaaAAGGAGCTTGCCACCTATGAAGGCAACTTACAGTGTTATGATTAATAGGCTTTGTCGGTATGGAGATCTCCAACAGGCAAATACTGTTTTGGGGGAAATGATTTTGAGGGGTTTGAGACCGAATGCCATTATCTATTCAAGTCTAATTTCAGCTAACACTGGGGAAGGGAGACTTGATGAAGCAAGAAGGATATTGGAGAGCATGAAAGAGCAGGGGATTATTCCTGATGTATTTTGCTACAATTCTCTCATAACAGGCCTCTGCAAAGCCAAGAAGATGGAAGAAGCAAGGACCTGCTTGGTAGAAATGTTGGAGAGAGGATTAGAGCCAAATGTGTATACCTATGAAGCTTTCGTACATGGATACAGCAAGTCAGGGGAGATGCAGATGGCTGATAGGTATTTCAGTGAGATGCTAGGTTGTGGTCTAGTGCCTAATAATGTGAGTTACATGGCCTTGATTGATGGGCATTGCAAAGAGGGGAACATAACTGAAGCCTTTTCAGCATTCAGATGCATGCTTGCGCGAGGTTTACTCCTGGATCTCCATACTTACAGTGTGCTTATCAATGGTCTCACAAGGAATGGAAACATGCAAGAAGCTCTTGCGATCTTCTCAGAGCTTTGTGAGAAGGGATTAGTCCCTGATGTTTTCACTTACACCTCTCTCATTACTGGTTTCTGCAAGCAGGGTGATGTAGAGAAGGCTTTTCAACTGCACGAAGAGATGTGCAAAAAAGGCATAAATCCAAACATTGTTACTTATAATGCCTTGATTGGTGGGCTATGCAAGGCAAATGATGTTGAGAAAGCTAAGGACTTGTTTTCTAACATCTTGCATAGAGGCTTGAATCCCGATGGTGTGACATATGCTACAATGATAGATGGTTACTGCAAATCCAGGAAACTTACTGAAGCATTTCAATTATTAGATGAGATGCTTTTAAGGGGTGTCCTGCCAGATAGTTTGGTCTACAATGCCATTCTGAGTGGATGCTGCAAAGAAAGGAAATTGGAGAAAGCTCAGGAACTATTTCAAGATATGCTGTGTAAGGGCTATGCCACTACACTCTCTTTCAACATTGTGATTGATGGGTTCTGCAAGAGTGAAAAGCCGCAAGAAGCCAGTCATTTGTTAGAGGAAATGTTACAAAAGAAGGTCATGCCTGACAATGTTACCTACACAATGCTGATTGATCGGCACTGTAAGGCTCGGAATATGGAGGAAGCAAGACACCTCTTCTTGGAGATGCAGGCAAGGGATCTAGCACCAACCaccataaattacaaatcacttcttCATGGATACAACATTATAGGAAAAAGATCTGaggttttttctttgtttgaagaGATGGTAGCCAAGGGGATTGAACCTGATAGGATCACCTATTTTGAATTGATTGATGCTCACTGTAAAGAAGGGAACCAGATTGAAGCGTTGAGGTTGAGGGATGAGATGTTAAAGAAGGGTATCCCCTTGAATTTAGCTGCATATGATGGTCTAATACAAGTGTTATGtacaaaagaagaattttcagaagCATTATCTTTACTTGATGAAATGGGAGAGAGGGGACTTAGGCTCAGTTTTGCTACATGTAGAGCCATCGCTTGTGGTTGTCAAAGAGCAGGCAATATGGAGAAAGCTGCAGAGGTTTTGGAGCGCATGTTGTGGTATGGATGGGTTTCAAACTCCATAAGCTTAACTTGCTTACTAGATGGTAATGAGCATGATTGGAATTCTGAGGAGTCCAACAAACTTCTAAATCAAATGGCATAG